A genomic stretch from Hemicordylus capensis ecotype Gifberg chromosome 1, rHemCap1.1.pri, whole genome shotgun sequence includes:
- the CEND1 gene encoding cell cycle exit and neuronal differentiation protein 1 — MESKGSARSGNKPDAKTTSSGKPEKPNPGPVAPSDKKEPLSKEHPGPAATTPAKKVAASANEAALLNNHSNMKPSPAAAATEGPEATGLSGDSEHKGSDGEESPGSSLFENMKPLIIVGGAAAVAVIAVIVGVAILARKK, encoded by the coding sequence ATGGAGTCCAAAGGAAGTGCCCGAAGTGGAAACAAGCCTGATGCCAAGACCACCAGCTCAGGAAAGCCTGAAAAGCCTAACCCTGGGCCTGTTGCTCCTTCTGATAAGAAAGAACCCCTATCTAAGGAGCACCCGGGCCCGGCTGCCACTACTCCAGCAAAAAAGGTGGCAGCTTCAGCAAATGAGGCCGCACTGCTGAACAACCATAGCAACATGAAGCCTAGTCCTGCAGCGGCAGCAACAGAAGGTCCTGAAGCGACGGGTCTTTCTGGTGACTCGGAGCACAAAGGGAGCGATGGAGAGGAATCGCCAGGCAGCAGCCTCTTTGAGAACATGAAGCCGCTGATCATcgttggaggagcagcagcagtagctgtcATAGCTGTGATTGTGGGAGTGGCCATCCTAGCTCGGAAAAAATAA